From a single Streptomyces sp. NBC_00377 genomic region:
- a CDS encoding tetratricopeptide repeat protein has protein sequence MTPPRQTEPAEAALRAAVARHRHDPAGRLGAQLALARLWRERGDYRRAGVLLALTLNAAEHTYGPDSPDVAEVCNEWGVLGKYAGHFDRSRTLYLRALAICENTYGSDHDTVATLCHNLGGLAHTRGAHHEGEPWAARSVSIRSRLHGPDHLLVAADRAAWAALLDGCGRPCDAETQLRAALTVFQRVHGAEHYEIAVTTHNLAAIQHRRGHHTAAINGYTRALAIKARLLGDSHPDLATTLVNLATAHRQRGEHDQAARHYARAIAILTPHVTPDHPTLSAARRGLSLSGTEGPYA, from the coding sequence ATGACCCCGCCCCGACAGACCGAGCCCGCCGAAGCCGCCCTGCGGGCAGCCGTCGCCCGCCATCGCCACGATCCCGCCGGGCGTCTGGGTGCCCAGCTCGCCCTGGCCCGCCTCTGGCGTGAGCGCGGCGACTACCGACGCGCCGGTGTCCTGCTGGCGCTGACGCTCAACGCCGCCGAACACACCTACGGCCCCGACTCCCCCGATGTCGCCGAGGTGTGCAACGAGTGGGGCGTACTGGGCAAGTACGCCGGGCACTTCGACCGGTCCCGGACCCTCTATCTGCGAGCCCTGGCCATCTGCGAGAACACCTACGGCAGTGACCACGACACCGTCGCGACCCTGTGCCACAACCTGGGCGGCCTGGCCCACACCCGCGGCGCCCACCACGAGGGCGAGCCGTGGGCCGCCCGTTCGGTGAGCATCCGCAGCCGTCTGCACGGTCCCGACCACCTGCTCGTCGCGGCCGACCGGGCCGCCTGGGCCGCTCTCCTGGACGGCTGCGGCCGCCCCTGCGATGCGGAAACCCAACTGCGCGCCGCTCTCACGGTCTTCCAGCGCGTCCACGGCGCCGAGCACTACGAGATCGCCGTCACCACACACAACCTCGCCGCCATCCAGCACCGCCGAGGCCACCACACCGCCGCCATCAACGGCTACACCCGAGCTCTCGCCATCAAGGCACGCCTCCTCGGCGACTCCCACCCCGACCTCGCCACCACCCTGGTCAACCTGGCCACCGCACACCGTCAGCGCGGCGAGCACGACCAGGCGGCCCGGCACTACGCCCGAGCCATCGCCATCCTCACTCCCCACGTCACCCCCGATCACCCCACCCTGTCAGCTGCCCGGCGAGGCCTTTCTTTGTCCGGTACGGAAGGTCCGTATGCATGA
- a CDS encoding MFS transporter: MPTSETIRDRARARLRSAPHAERTRRLPSAARIVVGGELLSSIGTGTTVPFLLVYLDEVCRTPDGVVGLLLVARALVALAGATLGGVLCDRIGPKAVVVAALAVTAVCSLGMATSASPLPGGAAMLAHTAAFTVLAPALDAMLAQAAPGPVRQAAFAWRNTAVNLGGALGAAAASVTLVVLGTGSGLTMLYVLDALSFAGFALLLALRVTSFTRPAAPQGKEPAGPLAVGPGVGYATAVADPVLRRICLLVGFTVAAGFAQLQIGLPALATADGTQAALGWMFAAFMVTSAVLQIPVERRLPGRSRASVLAAALTCMALAWTVIAVSRHPSPVILAVAAVIFAVGGTLFSPVPPTLVNDIAPSALLGRYNGAHMLAWTGGFTVGAAATSTLLAAGALRALFPVCAAALALTAGFLWHRRGRYLPVPLMRIPVATPQHPLPKDSAS, from the coding sequence GTGCCGACATCCGAAACGATCCGCGACCGTGCCCGTGCCCGGCTCCGGTCCGCCCCCCACGCGGAAAGGACTCGCCGTCTTCCCTCGGCGGCGCGGATCGTGGTGGGCGGGGAACTGCTGTCCAGCATCGGGACGGGGACCACCGTCCCGTTTCTGCTCGTCTATCTGGACGAGGTGTGTCGCACCCCGGACGGCGTCGTCGGCCTGCTGCTCGTCGCACGGGCCCTCGTGGCGCTGGCCGGTGCCACCCTCGGGGGCGTCCTGTGTGACCGGATCGGGCCGAAAGCGGTCGTCGTCGCGGCCCTGGCCGTGACTGCGGTGTGCTCGTTGGGGATGGCCACCTCCGCCAGTCCGCTGCCGGGCGGCGCGGCGATGCTCGCCCACACTGCCGCCTTCACCGTCCTGGCCCCTGCCCTGGACGCGATGCTGGCCCAGGCGGCACCGGGCCCCGTCCGCCAGGCGGCATTCGCCTGGCGCAACACGGCCGTCAACCTCGGGGGTGCTCTGGGCGCCGCAGCCGCCTCGGTCACGCTCGTCGTGCTGGGCACCGGCAGCGGACTGACGATGCTCTACGTCCTGGACGCTCTCTCCTTCGCCGGATTCGCCCTGCTTCTCGCCCTACGGGTCACCTCCTTCACCCGACCCGCGGCCCCGCAGGGGAAGGAGCCGGCTGGGCCCCTGGCGGTGGGGCCGGGCGTCGGGTACGCCACGGCGGTGGCAGACCCGGTCCTGCGTCGGATATGCCTTTTGGTGGGCTTCACTGTCGCCGCCGGGTTCGCCCAGCTTCAGATCGGCCTCCCCGCCCTGGCTACTGCCGACGGCACGCAGGCCGCACTGGGCTGGATGTTCGCCGCGTTCATGGTCACCAGCGCGGTCCTGCAGATCCCCGTCGAGCGACGACTGCCAGGAAGGAGCCGGGCCAGCGTCCTGGCTGCGGCGCTCACGTGCATGGCCCTCGCCTGGACCGTCATCGCCGTCTCCCGCCATCCCTCGCCGGTGATCCTCGCCGTCGCGGCGGTCATTTTCGCCGTGGGCGGCACGCTGTTCAGCCCCGTGCCGCCCACTCTGGTCAACGACATCGCTCCGTCCGCGTTGCTCGGCCGCTACAACGGCGCCCACATGCTCGCCTGGACCGGCGGCTTCACCGTCGGCGCCGCGGCCACCAGCACCCTGCTCGCCGCCGGCGCTCTGCGCGCTCTCTTCCCCGTCTGCGCCGCCGCCCTGGCACTGACCGCGGGTTTCCTGTGGCATCGCAGAGGCCGCTACCTGCCCGTACCGCTCATGCGTATCCCGGTCGCTACGCCGCAGCACCCCCTGCCCAAGGACTCAGCATCATGA
- a CDS encoding SpoIIE family protein phosphatase, with product MASVPLPGPDAPLGVLSVLTMSSGPPGPEQCAFLTAVARWTAEHLELSSAPRPLDLAWGEQEPSESHEQQALKATKAGSWEWEIRTGEVNWDEAGLTVVGIGPDRPPRRIESWMSVVHPEDLPRVLAETEEVIRSHRLYDVEYRVCRPDGTYGWVQARGRVVLDRGGEPVRMVGTVRDTTQTRATQDSVGRALRYMSDGFFALDADWRITFVNVEAERLLGVSRKALGRVLWDVVPGSVLPRLETRFRRAAGEGTPTGFDLRWPTDERWYHMRLVPMPDGLMVYGTDITEQRVRREERVTAERTAAEQAARITELTSALAKAVTSQEVVSATADRVLPLFGAYALNVLVPEGRRLRVAGTVGYPQEALDLIDNVPLTGRYPVPEVISTQNPLFIGSVDEFLARYPSLAELLSLIQDQAWAFLPLIASGRLVGVCVIAFDRPHRFTDEEKVLLTAVSGLLSQAIERARLYDTEHTRAQELQRGLLPRVLPCVPGVATAARYLPATEGLEVGGDWYDVIPLSSDRVALVIGDVMGHGLAEAATMGRLRTAVHTLADLDLDPAELLTHLNELVSGLGDDFYVTCLYAVYDPTSGICAFARAGHPPPAMVHPDGSVRFLDSAPDPPLGAATPPFETVETCLPDGSLLVLYTDGLIESADRDIDWGARCLADALATACNSPRRGTDELDRLCDTLTETLVPEQQHTDDDTALLIARTRTLASENIASWPLSEDPTAARQARGLAREQLATWGLEDLSMTTELLVSELMGNVVRHAKGPVRLRMLRSRTLILEVSDGSLTTPRIRRASFTDEGGRGLQLVAALSQRWGARYTPTGKCIWTEQALPTDCQQ from the coding sequence ATGGCATCCGTTCCCCTGCCCGGCCCCGACGCACCACTGGGCGTGCTGTCCGTACTGACAATGTCGTCCGGCCCGCCCGGACCGGAGCAGTGCGCCTTCCTCACCGCAGTGGCCCGGTGGACCGCGGAGCACCTCGAGCTGTCCTCGGCCCCGCGCCCACTGGACCTCGCCTGGGGGGAGCAGGAGCCCTCCGAATCCCACGAACAGCAGGCGCTCAAGGCAACCAAGGCGGGTTCCTGGGAGTGGGAGATCAGAACAGGGGAGGTGAACTGGGACGAGGCGGGGCTGACAGTTGTGGGCATCGGCCCGGACCGTCCCCCGAGGCGGATCGAGTCCTGGATGTCGGTCGTCCACCCGGAAGACCTGCCCCGGGTCCTGGCGGAGACGGAGGAGGTGATCCGCAGTCACCGTCTGTATGACGTCGAATACCGGGTCTGCCGTCCGGATGGAACGTACGGCTGGGTACAGGCCCGCGGGCGGGTGGTGCTGGACCGGGGCGGGGAGCCGGTCCGCATGGTGGGCACGGTGCGGGACACCACGCAGACCCGTGCCACCCAGGACTCGGTCGGTCGGGCGCTGCGGTATATGAGCGACGGGTTCTTCGCTCTGGACGCCGACTGGCGGATCACCTTCGTCAACGTCGAAGCGGAGCGTCTCCTCGGTGTCTCTCGCAAGGCACTCGGCCGGGTGCTCTGGGACGTGGTGCCCGGCAGCGTCCTTCCCCGTCTGGAAACCCGGTTTCGCAGGGCCGCGGGCGAGGGCACTCCGACCGGCTTCGACTTGCGCTGGCCTACCGATGAACGCTGGTACCACATGCGGCTGGTGCCGATGCCCGACGGGTTGATGGTCTACGGCACCGATATCACCGAACAGCGGGTGCGGCGCGAAGAGCGGGTCACCGCAGAGCGGACAGCCGCTGAGCAGGCCGCCCGGATCACGGAGTTGACCAGCGCTCTGGCGAAGGCGGTCACCTCGCAGGAGGTCGTGAGCGCCACCGCTGACCGAGTGCTGCCGCTGTTCGGCGCTTACGCCCTGAATGTTCTGGTTCCCGAAGGCCGGCGGCTCCGGGTGGCCGGGACCGTGGGCTATCCGCAGGAAGCTCTGGACCTCATCGACAATGTGCCGCTGACCGGACGTTACCCGGTTCCGGAAGTGATCAGTACCCAGAACCCGCTCTTCATCGGCTCCGTGGACGAGTTCCTCGCGCGCTATCCCTCGCTGGCCGAACTCCTGTCCCTGATACAAGACCAGGCATGGGCCTTTCTGCCACTGATCGCCTCTGGGCGACTGGTCGGTGTCTGCGTCATCGCCTTCGACCGTCCGCACCGCTTCACCGACGAGGAAAAGGTCCTGCTGACCGCCGTCAGCGGGCTGCTCTCCCAGGCAATTGAGCGCGCGCGCCTGTACGACACGGAGCACACCCGCGCCCAGGAGCTGCAACGCGGCCTGCTGCCCCGCGTACTGCCCTGCGTCCCCGGGGTCGCCACCGCCGCCCGCTACCTGCCGGCGACCGAAGGCCTCGAGGTCGGCGGCGACTGGTACGACGTCATCCCGCTGTCCTCCGACCGAGTGGCCCTGGTGATCGGCGACGTGATGGGCCACGGCCTGGCCGAGGCTGCCACCATGGGACGGCTGCGCACTGCCGTGCACACCCTGGCAGACCTCGACCTGGATCCCGCCGAGCTCCTGACCCACCTCAATGAACTGGTCAGCGGCCTCGGAGACGACTTCTACGTCACCTGCCTGTACGCGGTCTACGATCCCACCAGCGGTATCTGCGCCTTCGCCCGCGCAGGCCACCCTCCACCTGCCATGGTGCATCCCGACGGCTCGGTCCGGTTCCTCGACAGCGCTCCCGATCCACCCCTGGGGGCCGCCACCCCGCCCTTCGAGACCGTCGAGACCTGCCTGCCGGACGGCAGTCTGCTCGTCCTCTACACCGACGGACTGATCGAATCCGCCGACCGCGACATCGACTGGGGCGCACGCTGTCTCGCCGATGCCCTCGCCACGGCCTGCAACAGCCCCCGCAGGGGCACCGATGAGCTCGACCGGCTGTGCGACACCCTCACCGAGACTCTCGTTCCCGAGCAGCAGCACACCGATGACGACACCGCCCTGCTGATCGCCCGGACCCGCACGCTGGCATCCGAAAACATCGCTTCGTGGCCACTGTCCGAGGACCCCACAGCCGCACGCCAGGCGCGCGGCCTGGCCAGGGAGCAACTCGCCACGTGGGGTCTTGAGGATCTGTCCATGACGACAGAACTACTGGTCAGCGAGCTCATGGGCAATGTCGTCCGACACGCCAAAGGCCCTGTCCGACTGCGAATGCTGCGCAGCCGAACCCTCATCCTCGAGGTGTCCGACGGCAGTCTCACCACTCCCCGGATCCGCCGGGCCTCCTTCACCGACGAGGGCGGGCGAGGACTCCAACTGGTCGCGGCCCTCTCCCAGCGCTGGGGCGCCCGTTACACACCCACCGGCAAGTGCATCTGGACAGAGCAGGCCCTGCCGACCGACTGCCAGCAGTGA
- a CDS encoding alpha/beta hydrolase, whose protein sequence is MSASIRPRVGRTRLRIALAALASVALVSIPLSAAEADTPATTHLTGTLSDDATWVADVPDRWNGTLLLFSHGFGTLTAQDAPTDAVRTELLAEGYAMAGSSYDPNGPMWALNSAERDQFATLDAVTAKIGTPRRTLAIGNSMGGLINAQLARDGGGRIDGALGQCGLVAGGTDLDNYQLDAEYTIAQLLLPEQDVKLVRFGSADEATATATLLTKAVTAAQATPQGRARIALAAAYLNLPAWSPGKDRPAATDWAGQEAQQYDWFAQSLLSFLEIPRYAMEQSVGGNNSWNRGVDYADLLANSPHAPQVHALYQAAGLDLRADLSALTKGATITADPAAVRRAQQTSSAGQGLDVPLLDIHTTGDNLVPVEQENRFAARVRASGDGALLRQAFVERQGHCTFTTAETVAALHALEHRVSTGHWDNVATPIALQKSATALGLDGAAYVPYQPAQLSVGRDDHPARATRH, encoded by the coding sequence ATGTCTGCAAGCATCCGTCCTCGCGTCGGCCGCACCCGCCTGCGTATCGCCCTGGCCGCGTTGGCATCCGTCGCCCTCGTCTCCATTCCGTTGTCGGCCGCCGAGGCGGACACGCCAGCCACCACCCACCTCACCGGCACCCTCTCCGACGACGCCACCTGGGTCGCGGACGTACCCGACCGCTGGAACGGCACGCTGCTGCTGTTCAGCCACGGCTTCGGCACCCTCACCGCCCAGGACGCCCCCACCGACGCCGTACGCACCGAACTGCTCGCCGAGGGCTACGCAATGGCCGGGTCGTCGTACGACCCCAACGGCCCGATGTGGGCCCTGAACAGCGCCGAACGCGACCAGTTCGCCACACTCGACGCCGTCACAGCGAAGATCGGCACCCCACGCCGCACGCTGGCCATCGGCAATTCGATGGGCGGGCTCATCAACGCGCAGCTCGCCCGGGACGGCGGCGGGCGCATCGACGGCGCGCTCGGCCAGTGCGGCCTGGTCGCGGGCGGAACCGACCTGGACAACTACCAGCTCGACGCCGAGTACACCATCGCCCAGCTGCTCCTGCCGGAACAGGACGTCAAGCTGGTCCGCTTCGGCTCCGCCGACGAGGCGACCGCCACCGCCACCCTGCTCACCAAGGCCGTCACCGCCGCCCAGGCCACACCGCAGGGCCGGGCCCGGATCGCGCTGGCCGCCGCCTACCTCAACCTGCCCGCCTGGTCGCCCGGAAAGGACCGGCCCGCCGCGACCGACTGGGCGGGGCAGGAGGCACAGCAGTACGACTGGTTCGCGCAGAGCCTCCTGTCCTTCCTCGAGATCCCCCGGTACGCCATGGAGCAGTCCGTCGGCGGCAACAACTCCTGGAACCGAGGCGTGGACTACGCCGACCTGCTCGCCAATTCCCCACACGCACCCCAGGTCCACGCCCTCTACCAGGCGGCCGGCCTCGACCTGCGGGCCGACCTGAGCGCGCTGACCAAGGGCGCCACCATCACCGCAGATCCCGCCGCCGTCCGCAGAGCGCAGCAGACGTCCTCCGCCGGCCAAGGACTCGACGTACCCCTGCTCGACATCCACACCACCGGCGACAACCTGGTTCCGGTGGAGCAGGAGAACCGCTTCGCCGCCCGTGTGCGCGCCTCCGGCGACGGCGCGCTGCTGCGGCAGGCGTTCGTCGAGCGACAGGGCCACTGCACGTTCACCACAGCCGAGACCGTGGCCGCCCTGCACGCGCTCGAACACCGCGTCAGCACCGGCCACTGGGACAACGTCGCGACTCCGATCGCGCTCCAGAAGTCGGCCACCGCGCTCGGTCTTGACGGCGCGGCGTATGTCCCGTACCAACCGGCCCAATTGTCCGTCGGCCGCGACGACCACCCGGCGCGCGCCACCCGCCACTGA
- a CDS encoding transposase produces the protein MPEAEWQVIRVVLPVPASLEGQGGRPKGFCHRQMIDAVRYVADNGAKWANCPQASQCCAFS, from the coding sequence ATGCCGGAGGCGGAGTGGCAGGTCATCCGGGTCGTGCTGCCGGTTCCTGCCTCCTTGGAAGGGCAGGGTGGCCGACCGAAGGGCTTCTGCCACAGGCAGATGATCGACGCGGTGCGCTATGTGGCCGACAACGGCGCCAAGTGGGCCAACTGCCCTCAGGCGAGTCAATGTTGTGCATTTTCTTGA
- a CDS encoding nuclear transport factor 2 family protein — translation MSDNKTTVLTAVEELFGDKDVTAVDRWVAADYRQHSSAAPDGPEGLRGLIESLSDDVRHEVARVITEGDLVAVHGVYYGFGPDPLVALDLFRVADGKLAEHWDALTPQATKTVSGRTQVDGPTEVTELDRTEANRALVLGFVEKILKGGDFSVVTDFISTEQYDQHHPEVADGLAGLGAAFAAWTEQGKKIAYGTTHRVIAEGNFVLVVTEGVFDVPVAYWDLFRVADGRIVEHWDIVAPIPDTLPHDNGLF, via the coding sequence ATGAGCGACAACAAAACCACCGTCCTCACCGCGGTCGAGGAGCTTTTCGGCGACAAGGACGTGACCGCCGTCGACCGGTGGGTCGCCGCCGACTACCGCCAGCACAGCTCGGCCGCGCCCGACGGCCCCGAAGGCCTGCGTGGGCTGATCGAGTCCCTCAGCGACGACGTCCGTCACGAGGTCGCCCGGGTCATCACCGAGGGCGACCTGGTCGCGGTCCACGGCGTCTACTACGGCTTCGGTCCGGACCCGCTGGTCGCCCTCGACCTGTTCCGCGTCGCCGACGGCAAGCTCGCCGAGCACTGGGACGCCCTCACCCCCCAGGCGACCAAGACTGTCTCGGGCCGCACGCAGGTGGACGGCCCGACAGAGGTCACCGAGCTCGACAGGACCGAGGCCAACCGTGCCTTGGTCCTCGGGTTCGTCGAGAAGATCCTCAAGGGTGGTGACTTCTCCGTGGTCACCGACTTCATCTCCACCGAGCAGTACGACCAGCACCACCCAGAGGTCGCTGACGGGCTTGCCGGACTCGGCGCCGCCTTCGCCGCGTGGACCGAGCAGGGCAAGAAGATCGCCTACGGGACGACTCACCGGGTGATCGCCGAGGGCAACTTCGTGTTGGTGGTCACCGAGGGCGTGTTCGATGTTCCGGTCGCGTACTGGGACCTGTTCCGTGTCGCCGACGGCAGGATCGTCGAGCACTGGGACATCGTGGCCCCCATCCCGGACACCCTGCCGCACGACAACGGCCTGTTCTGA
- a CDS encoding helix-turn-helix domain-containing protein — protein MWFLASTLGPNSVGAAVGSGLVMVNFGQSPRDGILRVDFDAGVGTPAGVEVMSLAEFRRRGAVRFTTPQRPDFHHLIAAVSGTLRQEVDFTTYEATPGSWLWVRPGQVHRWGDLRKVEGHLVLFESDFLDPMVAARLETPGGPVLYHAADDHAVDLAIEHLCHEYGAVGTSPLDVHIAILRHLLSVLVLRLADRPGGLPGPTEDSETFRRFREAVERDFTKTHQVADYARALGYSPRTLRRATASAVGTNAKEFIDERVTLEAKRRLAHSDETAARIAAHLGFSNATNFNKYFQSRTGQSPIQFRNAARHPRGGA, from the coding sequence TTGTGGTTCCTGGCATCAACATTGGGCCCAAATTCGGTCGGTGCTGCGGTAGGTTCTGGTCTCGTGATGGTGAATTTCGGACAGAGCCCCCGTGATGGCATCCTGAGGGTGGACTTCGACGCGGGCGTCGGAACTCCGGCCGGCGTCGAGGTGATGTCACTGGCCGAGTTCCGGCGGCGTGGGGCCGTCAGGTTCACGACGCCGCAACGCCCCGATTTCCACCACCTCATCGCCGCGGTCAGCGGGACGCTGAGGCAGGAGGTCGACTTCACCACCTACGAGGCGACCCCCGGGAGCTGGTTGTGGGTTCGTCCGGGGCAGGTCCACAGGTGGGGAGACCTGCGCAAGGTCGAGGGGCATCTCGTGCTCTTCGAGAGCGACTTCCTCGATCCGATGGTCGCGGCGCGCTTGGAGACGCCGGGTGGCCCGGTGCTGTACCACGCCGCCGACGACCATGCCGTCGATCTGGCGATCGAGCACCTCTGTCACGAGTACGGTGCCGTCGGCACGAGTCCGCTCGACGTGCACATCGCCATCCTGCGACATCTGCTGTCCGTGCTGGTGCTCCGGCTGGCCGACCGGCCGGGTGGGCTTCCCGGCCCTACGGAAGACAGCGAGACCTTCCGCCGATTCCGCGAGGCAGTCGAGCGTGACTTCACCAAGACCCATCAGGTCGCTGACTACGCGAGAGCCCTGGGCTACTCCCCGCGCACGCTGAGGAGGGCAACCGCATCAGCGGTCGGCACCAACGCCAAGGAGTTCATCGACGAACGAGTCACGCTGGAAGCCAAGCGCCGCCTGGCCCACAGCGACGAGACCGCCGCCCGCATCGCCGCACACCTCGGCTTCAGCAATGCCACCAACTTCAACAAGTACTTCCAGTCCCGAACCGGACAGAGCCCGATCCAGTTCAGGAACGCGGCCCGCCATCCGCGAGGTGGGGCCTGA
- a CDS encoding glycoside hydrolase family 6 protein, translated as MRRRLRALVTAFFALPLALAAAPSAHAADPTTMTSGFYVDPDASAKRWVAANPGDGRAPAISASLANTPAARWFGSWSGAIGTAAGSYAGAADRADKLPLLVAYNIYNRDYCGGHSAGGAASPSAYANWIAQFAGGIANRPAVVLLEPDSLGDYGCMNQAQINERQGMLSGALSQFSRQAPNTWVYLDAGNPGWADAATMAQRLHNAGLRQAHGFSLNISNYFSSAENTAYGNAVNRELSSRYGYTKPFVADTSRNGNGSNGQWCNPSGRRIGTSTRLGGGAEMLLWIKTPGESDGNCGVGGGSSAGQFLPEVAYKMIYGY; from the coding sequence ATGCGCCGCAGGCTCCGCGCCCTCGTGACAGCGTTCTTCGCTCTGCCGCTGGCACTCGCCGCCGCACCGTCGGCACACGCCGCCGACCCGACCACCATGACCAGCGGGTTCTACGTCGACCCCGACGCCAGCGCGAAACGGTGGGTCGCCGCCAACCCCGGCGACGGCCGGGCGCCCGCGATCAGCGCCTCCCTCGCCAACACTCCGGCCGCCCGCTGGTTCGGCTCCTGGAGCGGGGCCATCGGCACCGCCGCCGGCTCGTACGCGGGGGCGGCGGACCGTGCGGACAAACTGCCCCTCCTCGTCGCGTACAACATCTACAACCGCGACTACTGCGGCGGCCATTCGGCGGGCGGCGCCGCCTCGCCCTCCGCGTACGCCAACTGGATCGCGCAGTTCGCCGGCGGCATCGCCAACCGCCCGGCGGTCGTGCTTCTCGAACCGGACTCCCTCGGGGACTACGGCTGCATGAACCAGGCCCAGATCAACGAACGGCAGGGCATGCTCAGCGGCGCCCTGAGCCAGTTCAGCCGACAGGCCCCCAACACCTGGGTCTACCTCGACGCCGGCAACCCGGGCTGGGCCGACGCTGCGACCATGGCCCAGCGGCTGCACAACGCCGGTCTGCGGCAGGCCCATGGCTTCTCGCTCAACATCTCCAACTACTTCTCCTCGGCCGAGAACACCGCCTACGGCAATGCCGTCAACCGCGAACTGAGCTCCCGCTACGGCTACACCAAGCCGTTCGTCGCGGACACCAGCCGCAACGGCAACGGCTCCAATGGCCAGTGGTGCAACCCCTCCGGTCGCCGCATCGGCACTTCCACCCGGCTGGGCGGAGGCGCCGAGATGCTCCTGTGGATCAAGACCCCGGGTGAGTCAGACGGCAACTGCGGCGTCGGAGGCGGCTCCTCGGCCGGTCAGTTCCTCCCGGAGGTCGCCTACAAGATGATCTACGGCTACTGA
- a CDS encoding LacI family DNA-binding transcriptional regulator — translation MAEAAPQRQPTLDEVAALAGVSRSVASRALNNAPHVSRAKREAVERAVRQLGYVPNPRARALATRQTGAAALVVSGEDPSIFADPFFAQVIVGASAALEEADLHLMLCLAASDRGRKRVEELFRSRGADGVMLMALREDDPLARMAQEAAIPVVFGGRPVGPAPRWYVDVDNVGGAREATEYLLSHGRTRVAAICGRLDTEAGRARYRGYRDAVLAAGLEPFPPLEGDFTEPSGATVMAALLRSHPDVDGVFAANDNMAAGALRSLRGAGRLVPADVGVVGFDDLEIARIADPPLTTVHQPITALGRETARMLVALLDGQDPTPLILPTRLVTRSSA, via the coding sequence ATGGCAGAAGCCGCGCCTCAACGGCAGCCGACTCTCGACGAGGTGGCCGCACTCGCCGGCGTCTCCCGTTCCGTGGCCTCCCGCGCCCTCAACAACGCTCCGCACGTCAGCCGCGCCAAACGGGAGGCAGTCGAGCGGGCCGTCCGGCAGCTCGGATACGTGCCGAACCCGCGGGCCCGTGCCCTGGCCACCCGTCAGACGGGAGCGGCCGCCCTGGTCGTCTCCGGCGAGGATCCGTCGATCTTCGCGGACCCGTTCTTCGCCCAGGTGATCGTGGGGGCGTCGGCCGCCCTCGAGGAGGCCGACCTGCACCTCATGCTCTGCCTGGCCGCTTCTGACCGGGGGCGCAAGCGGGTGGAGGAGCTGTTCCGGTCGAGGGGCGCCGACGGCGTCATGCTGATGGCTTTGCGCGAGGACGATCCGCTGGCCCGGATGGCCCAGGAGGCCGCGATACCCGTCGTGTTCGGCGGACGCCCGGTCGGTCCGGCTCCGCGGTGGTACGTGGACGTCGACAACGTCGGCGGAGCGCGCGAGGCCACCGAGTACCTGCTCTCCCACGGCCGGACCCGGGTCGCCGCGATCTGCGGGCGCCTCGACACCGAGGCCGGCCGCGCCCGGTACCGCGGATACCGCGACGCCGTGCTTGCGGCCGGCCTCGAACCGTTCCCGCCGCTGGAGGGGGACTTCACCGAGCCCAGCGGCGCCACCGTCATGGCGGCCCTGCTGCGGAGCCACCCCGATGTGGACGGGGTGTTCGCCGCCAACGACAACATGGCGGCGGGGGCGCTGCGCAGCCTGCGAGGGGCCGGCCGGCTGGTCCCCGCCGACGTCGGCGTGGTGGGCTTCGACGACCTGGAGATCGCCAGGATCGCCGACCCGCCGCTCACCACCGTCCATCAGCCCATCACGGCCCTCGGCCGGGAGACGGCCCGCATGCTGGTCGCACTCCTCGACGGTCAGGACCCCACCCCGCTGATCCTGCCCACCCGACTGGTCACCCGGTCCAGCGCCTGA
- a CDS encoding GNAT family N-acetyltransferase, with protein sequence MTPTLRTERLLLEPYIPEDEDGFVVLFQDTRVSQWMGDGPASEAADRALFGRIFTKVYAQGLFDVWAVRRDGLLVGHAEIKPTDVVGGHEIIYALAPAAWGSGLGTELAEAIVAHGFDTLALTEVYATVAAPNKASLTLLDRIGFAHVRDITEDDGSTTRVLARHLTPGDGSPLARS encoded by the coding sequence GTGACCCCGACTCTGCGCACCGAGCGGCTCCTGTTGGAGCCCTACATCCCTGAGGACGAAGACGGCTTCGTCGTTCTGTTCCAAGACACCAGGGTGTCGCAGTGGATGGGTGACGGCCCTGCCTCCGAAGCAGCAGACCGGGCCCTGTTCGGGCGGATCTTCACGAAGGTCTACGCCCAGGGACTGTTCGATGTCTGGGCTGTCCGTCGGGACGGACTCCTGGTAGGGCATGCCGAGATCAAGCCGACCGACGTCGTCGGGGGCCACGAGATCATCTACGCTCTGGCCCCGGCGGCATGGGGATCTGGCCTGGGGACCGAGCTGGCAGAGGCGATCGTCGCTCATGGCTTCGACACCCTCGCGCTGACCGAGGTCTACGCCACCGTGGCCGCACCGAACAAGGCCTCACTGACCCTGCTGGACAGAATCGGTTTCGCGCATGTCCGGGACATCACAGAGGACGACGGCAGCACCACCCGCGTGTTGGCCCGTCATCTGACTCCGGGCGACGGGTCACCCCTCGCCCGGTCCTGA